From a single Paramisgurnus dabryanus chromosome 17, PD_genome_1.1, whole genome shotgun sequence genomic region:
- the ngb gene encoding neuroglobin, which translates to MEKLSEKEKELIRDSWESLGKNKVPHGIVLFTRLFELDPALLDLFSYSTNCGVLPECLSSPEFLEHVTKVMLVIDAAVSHLDDLNTLEDFLLNLGRKHQAVGVKTQSFTLVGESLLYMLQSSLGPAYTAPLRQAWLNMYGFVVSTMTRGWAKNGEHKSN; encoded by the exons ATGGAGAAACTCTcggagaaagagaaagagctGATCCGGGACAGTTGGGAGAGTCTGGGAAAGAACAAGGTGCCACATGGAATTGTACTGTTTACTAG GCTATTTGAGTTGGACCCAGCACTGCTTGATCTTTTTAGCTACAGCACAAACTGTGGGGTTCTACCTGAATGCCTCTCTAGCCCAGAGTTCCTCGAGCATGTCACCAAG GTAATGTTGGTGATTGATGCTGCTGTGAGCCATCTTGATGATCTAAATACTTTGGAGGACTTCCTATTAAACCTGGGCAGGAAACATCAGGCAGTTGGAGTCAAGACCCAGTCTTTCACT TTGGTCGGAGAGTCTCTTCTCTATATGCTACAGTCCAGCCTTGGTCCAGCATACACAGCACCTCTGCGCCAGGCCTGGCTCAATATGTATGGCTTTGTGGTGTCCACCATGACCAGAGGGTGGGCCAAAAATGGAGAACACAAGTCCAACTGA